One Glycine max cultivar Williams 82 chromosome 6, Glycine_max_v4.0, whole genome shotgun sequence DNA segment encodes these proteins:
- the LOC100801203 gene encoding probable indole-3-pyruvate monooxygenase YUCCA11 — MEIEVPVVIVGAGPAGLATAACLNKYSIPNVVLERDDCHASLWRKRAYDRLKLHLGKDFCNLPHMPFPPDFPTFVPRVDFLRYLDNYVTRFKISIRYNRNVESASMDEQNNGKWRVVVKDTTTNADEVYVANYLVVATGENSEGYVPQIEGLEGFEGKHMHCSEYLNGRDLYGKHVLVVGCGNSGMEIAYDLSNWGANTSIVVRGPVHYFTKEMVYVGMSLLKYFKIEKVDKLMLLMSKLKYGDMSNYGLIRPKDGPFFLKKKGGTTPTIDVGCVSRIKKGEVKVFPAISSIKEDKLIEFEDGQNGQFDVIIFATGYNSTVLKWLKDYRGLFNENGMPKPDFPNHWKGENGIYCAGFSRRGLDGIAFDAKRIAADIKKTVNIKNLPSEEDNFASFKLLEK; from the exons atgGAAATTGAAGTTCCTGTTGTGATTGTGGGTGCAGGCCCTGCTGGCCTAGCAACCGCTGCATGCCTTAACAAATATTCCATCCCTAACGTTGTTTTGGAAAGAGATGATTGCCATGCATCTCTTTGGAGGAAAAGGGCTTATGACCGCTTGAAACTTCACTTAGGCAAAGATTTTTGCAACCTCCCTCACATGCCATTTCCGCCTGATTTTCCCACCTTTGTCCCTAGGGTTGACTTTTTACGCTACTTGGACAACTATGTCACCCGTTTTAAAATTTCCATCCGGTACAACCGGAATGTGGAATCTGCTTCTATGGATGAACAAAACAATGGGAAATGGAGGGTTGTTGTCAAGGACACAACAACAAATGCTGATGAGGTTTACGTGGCAAACTATCTGGTGGTTGCAACTGGGGAGAATAGTGAAGGGTATGTGCCCCAGATTGAAGGGCTTGAAGGATTTGAAGGGAAACACATGCATTGCAGCGAGTACCTGAATGGAAGAGACTTGTATGGCAAACATGTCCTTGTTGTTGGCTGTGGCAATTCTGGCATGGAGATCGCTTATGATCTCTCAAATTGGGGTGCAAATACCTCTATTGTTGTTAGAGGCCCT GTTCATTATTTTACCAAAGAAATGGTGTACGTGGGAATGTCCTTGCTGAAATACTTCAAAATAGAGAAGGTGGACAAGCTTATGTTGCTCATGAGCAAACTGAAGTATGGAGACATGTCCAATTACGGCTTGATCAGGCCAAAGGATGGACCCTTCTTTCTGAAGAAAAAGGGTGGAACTACCCCTACCATAGATGTGGGTTGTGTTAGTAGGATTAAGAAAGGCGAAGTGAAG GTTTTCCCAGCTATTTCAAGCATTAAAGAGGACAAGTTGATTGAGTTTGAGGATGGACAAAATGGTCAATTTgatgtcatcatctttgctacTGGATACAATAGCACTGTGCTGAAGTGGCTTAAG GATTACAGAGGGCTGTTCAATGAGAATGGAATGCCAAAACCAGATTTTCCAAATCACTGGAAGGGAGAGAATGGTATCTACTGCGCTGGATTTTCAAGAAGGGGATTAGATGGCATTGCTTTTGATGCCAAGCGTATTGCTGCTGACATAAAAAAGACCGTGAATATAAAGAACTTACCCAGTGAAGAGGACAACTTTGCTTCCTTCAAACTCTTAGAAAAATAA